The Myroides phaeus DNA segment TTTAGAAATGTCTTCATTTAGTTTTAGTCAAGAAGATTATGGAATCTATTTTATTTATGGAATTCCAATGCAAGGATTTACGTCAGCTGATTTAGTGAAAGAAATGGATGAAGAAATCGAAAAGCTACAAACAGAGTTGATTTCTGAACGCGATTTCCAAAAATTACAAAACATTTTTGAGAAACAATACGTTGATCAAAATGACAATGTAGAAGGTTTAGCACACAATTTGGCAACTTACTATTTATTATATGGAGATGTGAATTTGATTAATACTAATATAGATATCTATAGAAGTGTAACAAGAGAGGAGATCCGTGAAGTAGCTAAAAAATACTTGAACAAAAATCAAAGATTACTTTTAGATTACGTTCCAGAGAAAAAAGCTAATAACTAATTAAATAGAAACTGTAAAATGAAAAAAATACATATTTATGCAGCGAGTTTAGCTTTTGCATTCGTTGCTATGCAAGCTCAAGCACAAGAAAGAAAACAGCCAGCTCCAGGACCAGCGCCAATTGTTCACGTTAATCAACCAACTTCATTTGTATTAAAAAATGGAATGAAAGTTTTAGTTGTTCAAAATAGCAAATTACCGAGAGTGTCTTATTCGTTGACGATAGATAATCCATTAACTTTTGAAGGAGATAAAGCAGGTGTATCATCTGTGTTTTCTCAAATGTTAGGAAATGGAACTAAGAAGATGAAGAAGGAGCAATTCACTGAAGAGATTGATTTCTTAGGGGCAAATATTAGATTTAGTTCAAATGGTGCTTTTGCAAGTGGGTTGTCAAAATACAATGAAAAAATTCTTTCATTATTAGCTGATGGGGCTTTAAATTCTATTTTGACAGAAGAGGAATTTGAAAAAGTAAAAGCTCAGGCTATTGAAGGGATTAAATCAGGAGAAAAGAGTGTGTCTGCAATCGCAAGTCGTGTAGAAGATGCTTTATTGTATGGAAAAAATTCTCCAGCAGGTGAGTTCGAAACAGAACAAAGCATTCAAAATATTACTTTAGCAGATGTTCAAGATTATTATAAAAAGTATTTCTCTCCAGAGAATGCTTACTTGGTAGTAGTTGGAGATATTGACTATAAGAAAACTGAGAAATTGGTTCGTTCATTATTTGAAGGGTGGAAAAGTAATAAAACTCAGTACGAGAAATATACTATGCAAGGAAATGTTGCAAAAACGCAAATTAACTTCGTAGATATGCCAAATGCTGTTCAATCAGAGATTGCATTGGTAAATGAAGTGGAATTAAAAATGACAGACAAGGATTTCTTTGCTGCTATTTTAGCAAATCAAATTCTTGGAGGTGGTGGAGAAGGACGTTTGTTTTTAAACTTACGTGAAGCACACGGATGGACGTATGGAGCATATTCGTCAATCAGTTCAGCTCGTAAATATCCAGGTAAATTTAGAGCGGGTGCGTCTGTACGTAATGTTGTTACAGATAGTGCCGTAACTGAATTTATTAAAGAAATTGACTTGATGCGTACGACTTTAGTTAAAGACGAAGAGTTGAAAATGGCTAAAGCTAAATATGTTGGTAACTTCGTAATGGAGATTCAGAAACCAGCTACGGTTGCTCGCTATGCATTAAATAAAGAATTACACAAGTTGCCAGCAGATTTCTATGAAAACTACATTAAAAATATTAATGCAGTGACAGCTCAAGATGTTCAAAAGGCAGCTCAAAAATATTTCTTGAAAGATAATATGCGTATTATTATTGTAGGAAAAGGAGCAGAAGTAATTGATGGATTAGAGAAATTAGGATTACCTGTACATTTCTATAGTAAAGAAGCTGACGCTGTTGAAAAACCTGTTTTCAAGAAAGAGATTCCAGCAGGAGTTACAGTAGCTACCTTGTTAGATAAATACATTACTGCAATTGGAGGTGAAAAGAAATTATCAGATGTAAAGAGTATTGCATCTGTAAGTTCAGCTTCAGTACAAGGAATGACATTAGAAATTGTATCTAAAGTTAAGAAAGGATATGCTATGTCAGAACAGAAGATGATGGGGAATGTAATGTCAAAACAGATAGTTACTCCTAAAGAAGGGTTTGTACTTGCACAAGGACAAAAAATACCATTAGAGGGAGCAGACTTAACTGAAGCACAACAAGGAGCGGTACCTTTTGCAGAGTTGAACTGGAAAAAAGATTCTACTGTTACTTTAACAGGAGTTGAAGCTATTAACGGTAAAGATGCAATAGGATTAAAAGTTGGTAAATCAGTACATTATTACGATGTAGATTCAGGACTTAAAGTGGCTACAATTACAACTGTAGAGCAAGGAGGACAAACAATGACTCAAGCTATTTATATGGGAGATTACAAAGAAGTAAAAGGAATCAAATTTCCATTCAAACAAACTATGAATGTTGGATTTGATTTAGAAGTGAATGTTTCTGAAGTTAAAATTAACGAAGGAGTAACAGACGCGGATTTTAAATAATTGATTATCTAAATCATAAGAATGAAAAAGCAACTGAATTTCAGTTGCTTTTTTTTATTTTTGTACCTTTATAGTAGTAGAATTTAAAAAAGTATTCAAATGAAAGTAACAAAATCAGTTTTAGTAGCAATTCTTGGAGCAACTGCATTGGTTAGTTGTAAGAGTGAAACTAAAGTACAAGAAGGAGAAATAGTAGAGCAAACGGCAACTGCTACAGATTCTAAAGAAATTGCTGGAAAAGTAGAGAATGCTACATTTCAGATTGAAGGAATGACCTGCGAAATAGGATGTGCTAAATTAATTGAAGGAAAATTAGCAGGTTTAGAAGGTGTAAAAGAAGCAAAAGTTGATTTTGATTCTAAAACGGCTGTTGTTGAGTTTGATGATGCTAAGCAAAACTCGGAGTCATTAACAAAAACAGTAGAGAAAATTGCTAATGGAATCTACAAAGTAGAGAATATGCAAGTTGCAGAGAATAAATAATTAGTAGAGTTTAATATATTAAGTAACCAATAAAAAAGTCATCTCATAGGAAAGACTTTTTTATTGGTTACTTTTTTTATAGCTTAAGTTGAGGATCTTATTTGTACTATCGTAGTAAATTAGAGCAATAAGTTATTAGTTGTTTATAAGCTGTTTTTAGAGGGGATTAAATTTTTACAACAAAATGGGTGTTTAGTAATTTACATTGATGTAAAAGTTATAAAAAGCCCTTTCAAAGCATATTGTAATGTAATTGAAAGATTACTTACTATATGTAAAAGATGTTCTTAAGGGTATCTATTCCAAATTGCAATGACAAAACATAAAAAAGCCCTCTGAGAAAGAGGGCTTTTTTATGTTGGGGAAAGAATTATTTATTCTATTTAGATAAAGTTGTATTGTTTACCCATTCTAAAGACTCCATAATTCTCCTCATATCTTTTTTAACATAATCGGTAGCAGGCAATATCGAATCATAATTTGGTTTTGCGTAGAAATAAAGTGAAGCTACTAAAAAGTTTTTTACACTATCAGTTGCATAAAACTGCACATTAGTAGCAGCATTTCCTTTTACGTCATAAAATATACCATAAGTTTTTGCATTTGGATTTACGAAAGGTTGTTCTACAATCTCATCAGCTTTTACAAAGTGTTCATAGGTCAATTTTTGAGCATCTTTTAATAATAGGTTCAAGTTGTTTTCAACAGGTTTATAATTTAAAAAGATTGTAGCTTTCATTTGAGGGTAATGAATTTCTAAAGAATTCTTTTTTCCTTCTTTTACTCGAGCCCATTTATTTTGATCGAATTGATAATTCGAATTGCTAACATATGTTGAATACTCTTGTGTAGGATATTCTAAAGCTAAGAAAGCATTTGGTTTAGGAGTTGTTTCTTCTTTACAAGATGTAAAAAGTGTCAATAGAAATAAACTACCTATAATATATAACTTCATTAAATTCTAAATTTTAAAAATTAAGGCACTAACCTAAAAAGGTAAATCGTCGTTATTTGTTTCTTTAGGGATGTTAAAGTTATCAATATTTGCTTTTTTCTCAGTGTCAAAAGCAGTTTTATTTTTGTTGTCATTATCTTTTTTAGTGTCTAAAAACATAAACTCAGTAACCATTATTTCTACTGTTTGTCTTTGAGTTCCGTCTTCAGCCTGCCATTGACGAGTGCGTATACGACCTTCAACATAAATACGATCTCCTTTACTTAAGTATTTTTCACACATTTCAGCCGCTTTGTTTTTCACTACAAGGTTGTGCCATTCCGTAGAAGTATATTTCTCGTTTGTTGTTTTATTTAAATAAACTTCATTTGTAGCAATTGGAAATCGACCAATACAATTTCCATTCTCAAAATAGTGCATTTTTACATTATCGCCTAAATGACCTATCAGAGTTACTTTATTTAATGTGCCGTTCATACTATTTTTTAGTTAAGTGGTTAAAATCTAATGAATTAATAAAGTTATGAATAACAATTGGAAAACCAAAGTTATTTAAGTCCTTCCAATGCGTTCCTTTCTCTATATTTTTAGAGGTATTTATTAGCCAAAAATGAATGTGTAATTTTTGATGAGATAGTATATGAATAATGTGTTCTGTATTTAATAAAGTAACATTTTCATACTTTATAGTAGGATACATTTCCTGTAATTGAGAATGAACGTCTATTTTATTATCAACAAATCGGTCTACAATTGGAAATTGGTATAATTGTTGCCAAATATCTTTTTGAGTCCTTTGTTCAATTAGAGTTTTTTTGTTGTTGTCTAAAAATATAAAAAAGTCTAAATAACGTTTTTTTACTTTAACTTTTCCTAACTTTACGGGAAGGTTTTCAATCTGATTAGTTTGAAACGCTACACAGTCAGTTGTAAAAGGACAGCTGTGGCAAAGAGGAGATTTAGGAGTGCATTGAATTGCTCCAAAATCCATTATAGCTTGATTAAATGTAGCAGGCTCATTAGGAGAGATTAATTCACTCGCAAGTATTTGAAATTCTTTTTTAGTAGGAGAAGCTGAAATATCTGAAGTAATACCATATATTCTTGCAAGCACTCTAAAAACGTTTCCATCTACTACGGGTACAACTTGGTCAAAAGCAATTGAAGCAATGGCAGCAGCTGTATAATCTCCAACACCTTTTAATGTAAGTAGGTCTTTATAGTTATTAGGGAATACACCATTTAGTTCATAAGCTATTTTTTTAGCGGTTGCGTGTAAGTTTCTTGCTCTACTATAATAGCCTAAGCCTTGCCATAAACGCATAATATCATCTTCCTTTGCATCAGCTAAGTCAAAAACTGTTGGATATGTTGTTAAAAAAGCCTCAAAATAGGGCAAACCTTGTGCTACTCGCGTTTGTTGGAGAATAATTTCTGACAGCCAAATAGCATATGGATTTTTAGTTTCGCGCCATGGTAAATAACGTTTGTTCTGTAAGTACCAAGCAATGAGTTTATTATGAAAAAGCATTGTTAAAAGTATTGGGTACAAACTTAAAACTTTATATATTTAAATTTTAATCAATTAAGGTTGAATTATTGGGATATAAATTAATATATTTGCACACTCTAAAAATATCAGACAACAACAAAATAATTTATATCTAAAATGACGAAAGCAGACATTGTAGCTAAAATTTCAGAAAAATTAGGGCTTGAAAAGGGTGAAGTACAGGCGACAGTAGAATCTTTTATGGATGAAGTAAAAGTGTCGTTAGAAGCTGGTGAAAATGTTTACTTAAGAGGATTCGGTAGTTTTATTATTAAAACAAGAGCTGAAAAAACAGGAAGAAACATTTCTAAGAATACAACAATTAGAATTCCAGCACACAACATCCCAGCTTTCAAACCAGCTAAGGTGTTTGTAGAAGGCGTTAAGTCAAACACAGAAGTAAAAGTAAAATAATTTATTAATCTCTAAATTACACACATTATGCCAAGTGGTAAAAAAAGAAAAAGACATAAGGTAGCAACGCACAAACGTAAAAAAAGAGCGAGAGCTAACCGTCACAAAAAGAAAAAGTAGTTTAAAACTACTTTTTTCTTTTATTAGGAAAAGGTTATTGTTATATACGCGCCTTAAGGTGAGTATTTAGGTAATTCCTACAATTAATGTTTAATCCATCTATACAAACTCATTTCTTGTTGTTATAGAATAATAAGAATGTAATGAATGAGTATGGATAAAAATGTACAGTTTGAATAAAGAGCTAGTTATTAGGTCGAATTCTGATACAGTAGATTTTGCCTTATTAAAAGATGGAAAACTAA contains these protein-coding regions:
- a CDS encoding M16 family metallopeptidase, encoding MKKIHIYAASLAFAFVAMQAQAQERKQPAPGPAPIVHVNQPTSFVLKNGMKVLVVQNSKLPRVSYSLTIDNPLTFEGDKAGVSSVFSQMLGNGTKKMKKEQFTEEIDFLGANIRFSSNGAFASGLSKYNEKILSLLADGALNSILTEEEFEKVKAQAIEGIKSGEKSVSAIASRVEDALLYGKNSPAGEFETEQSIQNITLADVQDYYKKYFSPENAYLVVVGDIDYKKTEKLVRSLFEGWKSNKTQYEKYTMQGNVAKTQINFVDMPNAVQSEIALVNEVELKMTDKDFFAAILANQILGGGGEGRLFLNLREAHGWTYGAYSSISSARKYPGKFRAGASVRNVVTDSAVTEFIKEIDLMRTTLVKDEELKMAKAKYVGNFVMEIQKPATVARYALNKELHKLPADFYENYIKNINAVTAQDVQKAAQKYFLKDNMRIIIVGKGAEVIDGLEKLGLPVHFYSKEADAVEKPVFKKEIPAGVTVATLLDKYITAIGGEKKLSDVKSIASVSSASVQGMTLEIVSKVKKGYAMSEQKMMGNVMSKQIVTPKEGFVLAQGQKIPLEGADLTEAQQGAVPFAELNWKKDSTVTLTGVEAINGKDAIGLKVGKSVHYYDVDSGLKVATITTVEQGGQTMTQAIYMGDYKEVKGIKFPFKQTMNVGFDLEVNVSEVKINEGVTDADFK
- a CDS encoding HU family DNA-binding protein, with amino-acid sequence MTKADIVAKISEKLGLEKGEVQATVESFMDEVKVSLEAGENVYLRGFGSFIIKTRAEKTGRNISKNTTIRIPAHNIPAFKPAKVFVEGVKSNTEVKVK
- the gldD gene encoding gliding motility lipoprotein GldD; translation: MKLYIIGSLFLLTLFTSCKEETTPKPNAFLALEYPTQEYSTYVSNSNYQFDQNKWARVKEGKKNSLEIHYPQMKATIFLNYKPVENNLNLLLKDAQKLTYEHFVKADEIVEQPFVNPNAKTYGIFYDVKGNAATNVQFYATDSVKNFLVASLYFYAKPNYDSILPATDYVKKDMRRIMESLEWVNNTTLSK
- a CDS encoding heavy-metal-associated domain-containing protein, whose product is MKVTKSVLVAILGATALVSCKSETKVQEGEIVEQTATATDSKEIAGKVENATFQIEGMTCEIGCAKLIEGKLAGLEGVKEAKVDFDSKTAVVEFDDAKQNSESLTKTVEKIANGIYKVENMQVAENK
- the mutY gene encoding A/G-specific adenine glycosylase; its protein translation is MLFHNKLIAWYLQNKRYLPWRETKNPYAIWLSEIILQQTRVAQGLPYFEAFLTTYPTVFDLADAKEDDIMRLWQGLGYYSRARNLHATAKKIAYELNGVFPNNYKDLLTLKGVGDYTAAAIASIAFDQVVPVVDGNVFRVLARIYGITSDISASPTKKEFQILASELISPNEPATFNQAIMDFGAIQCTPKSPLCHSCPFTTDCVAFQTNQIENLPVKLGKVKVKKRYLDFFIFLDNNKKTLIEQRTQKDIWQQLYQFPIVDRFVDNKIDVHSQLQEMYPTIKYENVTLLNTEHIIHILSHQKLHIHFWLINTSKNIEKGTHWKDLNNFGFPIVIHNFINSLDFNHLTKK
- a CDS encoding single-stranded DNA-binding protein, which encodes MNGTLNKVTLIGHLGDNVKMHYFENGNCIGRFPIATNEVYLNKTTNEKYTSTEWHNLVVKNKAAEMCEKYLSKGDRIYVEGRIRTRQWQAEDGTQRQTVEIMVTEFMFLDTKKDNDNKNKTAFDTEKKANIDNFNIPKETNNDDLPF